From Rhodovastum atsumiense, a single genomic window includes:
- a CDS encoding transposase, producing MDASTMEANAALRTLVRRDSGETHREMLRRMAHESGIETPTTEDLIRLDRARKDKTLSNADWESPVDAEAKIAKMKDGRTHLAYKPEHAVDLDTGAVIAAEVHGADQGDTTTMPGTLAAARHLAEVNAAPTAEAPAELVADKGYHARAALKDLEDGPWKTRIAGPQRKEYLRWNGRAVYNNRAGLLSGVARVAFRLRAERVERCFALVFDRGGMRRVWLRGREKVQKRYLIHVTGYNLGLIMRLLTGSGTPRAFHDQGSVWIGLFACPDGGMVALLIVIAGDQTALLAIAVQPDDPN from the coding sequence GTGGACGCCTCGACGATGGAGGCCAACGCGGCGCTGCGCACGCTGGTGCGGCGCGACAGCGGCGAAACCCATCGCGAGATGCTCAGGCGCATGGCGCACGAGAGCGGCATCGAGACGCCGACGACGGAGGATCTGATCCGGCTCGATCGCGCCCGCAAGGACAAGACGCTCTCGAACGCCGACTGGGAGAGCCCGGTCGATGCCGAGGCGAAGATCGCCAAGATGAAGGATGGACGCACGCATCTGGCCTACAAGCCCGAGCACGCGGTGGATCTCGACACCGGCGCGGTGATTGCCGCCGAGGTGCATGGCGCCGACCAGGGCGACACCACGACAATGCCCGGCACGCTCGCCGCGGCGCGGCACCTGGCCGAGGTGAACGCGGCGCCGACCGCCGAGGCGCCAGCCGAACTGGTCGCCGACAAAGGGTATCACGCGCGGGCAGCGCTCAAGGATCTTGAGGACGGGCCGTGGAAGACCCGCATTGCCGGGCCGCAGCGCAAGGAATACCTGCGCTGGAACGGCCGGGCCGTCTATAACAACCGGGCGGGACTGCTCTCCGGCGTCGCGCGCGTCGCCTTCAGGCTGCGAGCCGAACGGGTGGAGCGATGTTTCGCCCTGGTCTTCGATCGCGGCGGCATGCGCCGGGTGTGGCTCCGCGGCCGCGAGAAGGTGCAGAAACGCTACCTGATCCACGTCACTGGCTACAATCTCGGGTTGATCATGCGGCTCCTGACCGGGAGCGGAACACCAAGGGCCTTCCATGACCAAGGCTCGGTCTGGATCGGCCTCTTTGCGTGCCCCGATGGCGGCATGGTGGCGCTGCTCATCGTCATCGCTGGCGATCAGACCGCCCTTCTCGCCATCGCCGTGCAGCCAGACGATCCAAACTGA